One segment of Agromyces albus DNA contains the following:
- a CDS encoding MFS transporter, translating into MSIATQPTAPPPPPSSAPTPTPTTAGRDPRVRRAVTAATFGTVLEWYDFFLYGTAAALVFPALFFPGEDPLTGVLLSFAVYATGFVARPLGGVLSGYFGDRYGRRRTLTATLLVMGVASALIGLLPTHEQVGALAPMLLVALRFVQGVATGGEWSGAVLLALQHAKERRGFSGGFISSAVYVGLILGNLAFIVLVGVLDEQSLLAWGWRVPFLLSLILVGIGAYLRHRVEESPEFIEVVRSGERARQPLTEALRHPRNILAIFLVRLGQNTSFYVIAVFCLSYASTMLGMPRWVTLTALLVGATVAAVLCPFWGALGDRVGAGRLVTVSLVALGLLAVPLFVVLDTGIAALIIGVVVLAVGIVNSAADGVQPSYFASMFDARVRYSGISIGREASSIVGGGLAPILATALLASAGHWWPIAVMMIISAALGVVGAAIARPVRE; encoded by the coding sequence ATGAGCATCGCGACGCAACCGACCGCACCACCGCCGCCACCGTCATCGGCGCCCACGCCGACTCCGACCACCGCCGGCCGCGACCCGCGCGTGCGCCGGGCCGTCACGGCCGCGACCTTCGGCACGGTGCTCGAGTGGTACGACTTCTTCCTCTACGGCACGGCCGCCGCGCTCGTGTTCCCGGCGCTGTTCTTCCCCGGCGAGGATCCGCTGACCGGCGTGCTGCTGTCGTTCGCGGTCTACGCGACCGGGTTCGTCGCCCGGCCTCTCGGCGGCGTGCTGTCGGGTTACTTCGGCGACCGGTACGGGCGGCGCCGCACGCTCACTGCGACCCTCCTCGTGATGGGCGTCGCGAGCGCGCTCATCGGCCTGCTGCCGACCCACGAGCAAGTGGGTGCGCTCGCACCGATGCTGCTCGTGGCGCTGCGGTTCGTGCAGGGCGTGGCGACCGGCGGCGAGTGGAGCGGCGCAGTACTGCTCGCGCTCCAGCACGCGAAGGAACGGCGTGGGTTCAGTGGCGGGTTCATCTCGAGCGCGGTGTACGTGGGGCTCATCCTCGGCAACCTCGCGTTCATCGTGCTTGTCGGCGTGCTCGACGAACAGAGCCTGCTCGCGTGGGGGTGGCGCGTGCCGTTCCTGCTGAGCCTCATCCTCGTGGGCATCGGCGCGTACCTGAGGCACCGCGTGGAGGAGTCGCCCGAGTTCATCGAGGTCGTGCGCAGCGGAGAACGCGCCAGGCAGCCGCTCACCGAAGCGCTGCGGCATCCGCGGAACATCCTCGCGATCTTCCTCGTGCGCCTCGGACAGAATACGAGCTTCTACGTGATCGCCGTGTTCTGCCTCAGCTACGCGTCGACGATGCTCGGCATGCCGCGCTGGGTCACGCTCACGGCGCTGCTCGTGGGTGCGACCGTGGCCGCGGTGCTCTGCCCGTTCTGGGGTGCGCTCGGCGACCGCGTCGGCGCGGGCCGACTCGTCACGGTCAGCCTCGTCGCACTCGGCCTGCTCGCGGTGCCGCTGTTCGTGGTGCTCGACACCGGCATCGCCGCGCTCATCATCGGCGTGGTCGTGCTTGCCGTCGGCATCGTCAACTCCGCCGCCGACGGCGTGCAACCGAGCTACTTCGCGTCGATGTTCGACGCCAGGGTGCGGTACTCGGGCATCTCGATCGGGCGTGAAGCGAGCTCGATCGTCGGCGGCGGGCTTGCACCGATCCTCGCGACGGCGCTGCTCGCATCGGCCGGGCATTGGTGGCCGATCGCCGTGATGATGATCATCAGCGCGGCGCTCGGCGTCGTGGGTGCGGCGATCGCGCGACCCGTGCGCGAGTGA
- the gap gene encoding type I glyceraldehyde-3-phosphate dehydrogenase, producing MTTRIAINGFGRIGRNVLRALLERDTGLEVVAINDLTEPAALAHLLKYDSSLGRLGRPVEVDGDTLVVDGRRIRVLAEREPSQLPWAELEVELVLESTGRFTSADAARGHLTAGAKRVLVSAPSSDADVTIAYGVNTDAYDPAAHTIISNASCTTNALAPLAAVLDGLAGIEHGFMTTVHAYTQEQNLQDGPHRDLRRARAAAVNITPTTTGAAKAIGLVLPGLDGKLSGDSIRVPVPVGSIVELNTTVSREVTLDEVLAAYRAAASGPLAGILDYADDPLVSSDITGEPASAIFDAALTRVHGKHVKVVAWYDNEWGFSNRVVDTLGLLAAS from the coding sequence ATGACCACCCGCATCGCCATCAACGGATTCGGACGCATCGGACGCAACGTGCTGCGCGCCCTGCTCGAGCGCGACACCGGCCTCGAGGTCGTCGCGATCAACGACCTCACCGAACCCGCCGCGCTCGCGCACCTGCTGAAGTACGACAGCTCGCTCGGCCGCCTCGGCCGCCCGGTCGAGGTCGACGGCGACACGCTCGTGGTCGACGGCCGCCGCATCCGCGTGCTCGCCGAACGTGAGCCGTCGCAGTTGCCGTGGGCCGAGCTCGAGGTCGAGCTCGTGCTCGAGTCCACGGGCCGATTCACTTCAGCGGATGCCGCGCGCGGCCACCTCACCGCCGGCGCGAAGCGCGTGCTCGTGAGCGCGCCGTCGAGCGACGCCGACGTGACCATCGCCTACGGCGTCAACACCGACGCGTACGACCCTGCCGCGCACACGATCATCTCGAACGCCTCGTGCACGACCAATGCGCTCGCTCCGCTCGCCGCGGTGCTCGACGGCCTCGCCGGCATCGAGCACGGCTTCATGACGACCGTGCACGCCTACACGCAGGAGCAGAACCTGCAGGACGGCCCGCACCGCGACCTGCGTCGCGCCCGCGCGGCGGCCGTGAACATCACGCCGACGACGACCGGCGCCGCGAAGGCGATCGGGCTCGTGCTGCCGGGGCTCGACGGCAAGCTCTCGGGCGACTCGATCCGCGTGCCCGTGCCCGTCGGCTCGATCGTCGAGCTCAACACGACCGTCTCGCGTGAGGTGACGCTCGACGAAGTGCTCGCGGCGTATCGCGCGGCCGCATCCGGGCCGCTCGCCGGCATTCTCGACTACGCCGACGACCCGCTCGTGTCGAGCGACATCACGGGAGAGCCCGCGTCGGCGATCTTCGATGCAGCGCTCACGCGCGTGCACGGCAAGCACGTCAAGGTCGTCGCGTGGTACGACAACGAGTGGGGCTTCTCGAACCGGGTCGTCGACACGCTCGGCCTGCTCGCGGCGAGCTGA
- a CDS encoding GlxA family transcriptional regulator — protein sequence MTRQPHRVVVLVLEGAKPLDVGIPAQVFTKRASMPYEVRVCGVAPGLVTGGDGLSYYVAEGLEALAAADTIFVPGYRNPAIVETPPAVVEALRAAHARGARLAAISTGAFALAATGLLDGKRATTHWHYTEALARMHPSIHVDENVLFVDEGDVLTSAGAASGVDLCLHLVRRDHGVALSNTVARRLVAAPYRSGGQAQYVPRSVPEPLGDLFAATREWAIGRLDEPLTVASLARHARVSPRTFSRRFVEDTGYTPMQWVLRARVDVARELLERSDLGVEQIADRVGLGTGSNLRLHFQRILGTSPSEYRRTFVRPAA from the coding sequence ATGACGCGCCAACCGCACCGGGTCGTGGTGCTCGTGCTCGAGGGGGCGAAGCCGCTCGATGTCGGCATTCCCGCGCAGGTCTTCACCAAGCGCGCGAGCATGCCGTACGAGGTGCGCGTGTGCGGCGTCGCGCCCGGGCTCGTCACGGGAGGTGATGGGCTCTCGTACTACGTCGCCGAGGGGCTCGAGGCGCTCGCGGCCGCCGATACGATCTTCGTGCCCGGCTACCGCAACCCCGCGATCGTCGAGACGCCGCCCGCCGTCGTCGAAGCACTGCGCGCCGCCCACGCTCGCGGCGCCCGGCTCGCCGCGATCTCGACGGGGGCGTTCGCGCTCGCCGCGACCGGACTGCTCGACGGCAAGCGGGCGACGACACACTGGCACTACACCGAGGCGCTCGCGCGGATGCATCCGTCGATCCACGTCGACGAGAACGTGCTCTTCGTCGACGAGGGCGACGTGCTCACCTCGGCCGGTGCGGCGTCGGGCGTCGACCTGTGCCTGCATCTCGTCCGTCGCGATCACGGGGTCGCGCTCTCGAACACCGTCGCCCGGCGGCTCGTCGCCGCGCCGTACCGCAGCGGCGGGCAGGCGCAATACGTGCCGCGCAGCGTGCCCGAGCCGCTCGGCGACCTGTTCGCCGCGACCCGCGAGTGGGCGATCGGCCGGCTCGACGAGCCGCTGACCGTCGCGTCGCTCGCACGGCACGCGCGGGTGTCGCCGCGCACGTTCTCGCGGCGCTTCGTCGAAGACACGGGCTACACGCCCATGCAGTGGGTGCTGCGGGCCAGGGTGGATGTCGCGCGCGAACTGCTCGAGCGCAGCGACCTCGGCGTCGAGCAGATCGCCGACCGCGTGGGGCTCGGCACGGGCTCGAACCTGCGACTGCACTTCCAGCGCATCCTCGGCACGTCGCCGAGCGAGTACCGGCGCACGTTCGTGAGGCCGGCGGCCTGA
- a CDS encoding ChaB family protein — protein sequence MPAEEEMPSTLARSPKHAQEIWTKTYDAAVETYGDGELARRTAFAALKHQFEKVGDHWEQKEHPGPSDKGATDRSGDTAGGVDTTASKAHLYDIAKRLDVPGRSTMSKDELIEAIQRENDRQTAARRRG from the coding sequence ATGCCAGCCGAAGAGGAGATGCCGTCGACGCTGGCGCGTTCCCCGAAGCACGCGCAGGAGATCTGGACGAAGACCTACGACGCGGCCGTCGAGACCTACGGCGACGGCGAACTCGCGCGCCGCACGGCGTTCGCGGCGCTGAAGCACCAGTTCGAGAAGGTCGGCGACCACTGGGAGCAGAAGGAGCACCCCGGCCCGAGCGACAAGGGCGCCACCGATCGCAGCGGCGACACGGCGGGCGGGGTCGACACCACCGCGTCGAAGGCGCACTTGTACGACATCGCGAAGCGGCTCGACGTGCCGGGCAGGTCGACGATGTCGAAGGACGAGCTGATCGAGGCCATCCAGCGCGAGAACGATCGGCAGACGGCGGCGCGCCGACGCGGTTGA
- a CDS encoding gamma-glutamylcyclotransferase family protein, which yields MASVDRLFSYGTLRLPHVQRQTFGAELPTAPDALAGWRVRMVRITDAAVLALSGEAEHPILEHTGDAAHRVEGAVIELTPAQLAAADEYEVDDYHRVEVTLESGLVAWVYVGR from the coding sequence GTGGCATCCGTCGACCGGCTCTTCTCCTATGGAACCCTCCGCTTGCCCCACGTGCAGCGCCAAACGTTCGGCGCTGAGCTGCCCACCGCTCCCGATGCGCTCGCCGGGTGGCGGGTGCGAATGGTGCGGATCACGGATGCCGCGGTGCTCGCGTTGAGCGGCGAGGCCGAGCACCCTATCCTCGAGCACACCGGCGACGCGGCCCACCGTGTCGAGGGCGCCGTGATCGAGCTGACGCCCGCGCAGCTCGCCGCCGCCGACGAGTACGAGGTCGACGACTACCACCGCGTCGAGGTGACCCTCGAGTCGGGGCTGGTGGCGTGGGTGTACGTGGGGCGCTGA
- the thiM gene encoding hydroxyethylthiazole kinase — MTRPAGLADPASHAHPAEQAAALLDRVRATTPLVHCITNSVVTNFTANSLLALGAAPAMVDIRVEAGVFARIASGLLVNLGTPHEEQRDAAREAVAAAREAGTPWVLDPVAVGGLPVRTALAHVLLEHRPTAIRGNASEIIALTGVGGGGRGVDASDSTESAADAAAALAAAHGSVVAVSGAIDLITDGTRIARVGNGDALLTRITGGGCALGAVTAAFLAVSDDAFAATVAATVSYTIAAELAAAQASGPGTFGPLFLDALASVTADDLVARADLVVADAPALVRS, encoded by the coding sequence CTGACCCGCCCGGCTGGCCTTGCCGACCCGGCCAGCCATGCCCATCCGGCCGAGCAGGCCGCCGCCCTGCTCGACCGCGTGCGGGCGACCACACCACTGGTGCACTGCATCACGAACAGCGTGGTCACGAACTTCACGGCCAACTCGTTGCTCGCCCTCGGGGCGGCGCCTGCGATGGTCGACATCCGCGTGGAGGCCGGCGTCTTCGCGCGCATCGCCTCGGGCCTCCTCGTGAACCTCGGCACGCCCCACGAGGAGCAACGCGACGCCGCCCGCGAGGCCGTCGCCGCTGCACGCGAGGCCGGCACGCCGTGGGTGCTCGATCCGGTCGCGGTCGGCGGCTTGCCCGTTCGCACCGCGCTCGCGCATGTGCTGCTCGAGCACCGGCCCACGGCGATCCGCGGCAACGCGAGCGAGATCATCGCGCTCACCGGTGTCGGTGGGGGCGGGCGCGGCGTCGATGCATCCGACTCCACCGAATCGGCAGCGGATGCCGCGGCAGCACTCGCGGCGGCGCACGGCTCGGTCGTCGCGGTCTCGGGGGCGATCGACCTCATCACCGACGGCACCCGCATCGCGCGCGTGGGCAACGGTGACGCCCTGCTCACCCGCATCACGGGCGGCGGCTGCGCGCTCGGCGCGGTGACCGCCGCGTTCCTCGCGGTGAGCGACGACGCGTTCGCGGCGACGGTCGCGGCCACCGTGAGCTACACGATCGCGGCCGAGCTCGCCGCGGCACAGGCATCCGGTCCCGGCACCTTCGGGCCGCTCTTCCTCGACGCCCTCGCGAGCGTCACCGCCGACGACCTCGTGGCACGTGCCGACCTCGTGGTCGCGGATGCGCCGGCGCTGGTGCGGTCGTGA
- the thiE gene encoding thiamine phosphate synthase: MSTRTALDLSLYLVTDATLCGPRGVASVVADAVAGGVRVVQLRDKSADAATLLAQLEELAAVIDGRGTLLVNDRLDVVVTARQRGVPVDGVHLGQRDDAVLEARELLGADAIVGLTANHSSHLGTVERMPRGSVNYLGVGVIRPTATKPDHPPALGVDGFARFARAAELPCVAIGGITIDDVGPLRAAGAAGVAVVSALCAASDPRDAAARFATAWGER; this comes from the coding sequence GTGAGCACGCGGACCGCGCTCGACCTCTCGCTCTACCTCGTCACCGACGCGACGCTCTGCGGCCCCCGCGGCGTCGCCTCCGTCGTGGCCGACGCGGTCGCCGGCGGCGTGCGCGTGGTGCAGTTGCGCGACAAGTCGGCGGATGCCGCGACGCTCCTCGCCCAGCTCGAGGAGCTCGCCGCGGTCATCGACGGCCGCGGGACGCTCCTCGTCAACGACCGGCTCGACGTCGTCGTCACCGCCCGCCAGCGCGGCGTGCCCGTCGACGGCGTGCACCTCGGCCAGCGCGACGACGCCGTGCTCGAAGCGCGCGAGCTCCTCGGCGCCGACGCGATCGTCGGGCTCACGGCGAACCATTCGTCGCACCTCGGCACCGTCGAGCGGATGCCGCGGGGCTCCGTCAATTACCTGGGTGTCGGCGTGATCCGCCCCACCGCGACGAAGCCCGACCATCCGCCCGCGCTCGGTGTCGACGGGTTCGCCCGGTTCGCCCGGGCCGCGGAGCTTCCGTGCGTCGCGATCGGCGGCATCACGATCGACGACGTCGGGCCGCTTCGCGCGGCCGGCGCGGCGGGGGTCGCCGTGGTGTCGGCGCTCTGCGCGGCATCCGACCCGCGTGATGCAGCTGCACGGTTCGCGACGGCGTGGGGCGAGCGATGA
- a CDS encoding bifunctional hydroxymethylpyrimidine kinase/phosphomethylpyrimidine kinase, with protein MSGGGTTGRRVPRVLSIAGTDPSGGAGIQADLKSIAAVGGYGMSAVTALVAQNTRGVRSVHVPPAAFLAEQLDAVSDDVVIDAVKIGMLANAEIIRTVGDWLRRVKPPVVVLDPVMIATSGDRLLDADAEAALRELLPLAHLITPNLHEQAVLAGEPRAATWTEALAQAERLSASLGVLVLAKGGHLGGTAAPDALVDASGRVGPSSVRSGSGATGTAAPRIIEFPGERIETANTHGTGCSLSSAIATLRAELGSWEAAVIEARRWLRESITHGASLDVGEGHGPISHFAGLWERGGLSTAPAPNEVEAEWWAGIADVRDAIDELGFVRGLADGSLDRSPFLRYLAQDALYLRDYSRVLAVASSSATDAAEQAFWAASARGAIIGELELHASWLPEGEAFAAEPDAATTGYLNHLLATAARGDYPVLAAALLPCFWIYVDLGGRLAAGAFGPQALAPEHPYASWLKTYADPGFSVGTREAIGIVMRLAAAADAPTREAMWRAFRASSEHELAFFASPLGEQGAGTLATTTATAHTANPQLRSDIRGTAHEPAVFS; from the coding sequence ATGAGCGGCGGCGGCACGACCGGCCGCCGGGTGCCGCGGGTGCTGAGCATCGCGGGCACCGACCCCTCGGGCGGCGCCGGAATCCAGGCCGACCTCAAGTCGATCGCCGCGGTCGGCGGCTACGGCATGTCGGCGGTCACGGCGCTCGTTGCCCAGAACACGCGTGGCGTGCGGAGCGTGCACGTGCCGCCGGCGGCGTTCCTCGCCGAGCAGCTCGACGCCGTGAGCGATGACGTCGTGATCGACGCCGTGAAGATCGGCATGCTCGCGAACGCCGAGATCATCCGCACCGTCGGCGACTGGCTCCGACGCGTGAAGCCGCCGGTCGTGGTGCTCGACCCCGTGATGATCGCGACGAGCGGCGACCGGCTGCTCGACGCCGATGCCGAGGCCGCGCTGCGCGAGCTGCTCCCCCTCGCCCACCTCATCACGCCCAACCTGCACGAGCAGGCCGTGCTCGCGGGTGAGCCCCGCGCCGCGACGTGGACCGAGGCGCTCGCGCAAGCCGAGCGGCTCTCGGCGTCGCTCGGCGTGCTCGTGCTCGCGAAGGGCGGGCACCTCGGCGGAACGGCGGCACCCGACGCCCTCGTCGACGCGAGCGGCCGAGTCGGCCCGAGCAGCGTCAGGAGCGGGAGCGGCGCAACCGGCACGGCCGCGCCCCGCATCATCGAGTTCCCGGGCGAGCGCATCGAGACGGCGAACACGCACGGCACCGGTTGCTCCCTCTCTTCCGCCATCGCGACCCTGCGCGCCGAACTCGGCTCGTGGGAGGCCGCCGTGATCGAGGCGCGCCGCTGGCTGCGCGAGTCGATCACGCACGGCGCATCGCTCGACGTGGGCGAGGGGCATGGCCCGATCAGCCACTTCGCCGGACTCTGGGAACGCGGCGGCCTGAGCACCGCGCCGGCTCCCAATGAGGTCGAGGCGGAGTGGTGGGCCGGCATCGCCGACGTGCGCGACGCGATCGACGAGCTCGGCTTCGTGCGCGGTCTCGCCGACGGGTCGCTCGATCGCTCGCCGTTCCTGCGCTACCTCGCGCAAGACGCGCTCTACCTGCGCGATTACTCTCGAGTGCTCGCGGTCGCCTCGAGCTCGGCGACGGATGCCGCGGAGCAGGCGTTCTGGGCGGCGAGCGCCCGCGGCGCGATCATCGGCGAGCTCGAACTGCACGCGAGCTGGCTCCCCGAGGGCGAGGCGTTCGCCGCCGAGCCGGATGCCGCGACGACGGGCTACCTGAACCACTTGCTCGCAACGGCGGCCAGGGGCGATTATCCCGTGCTCGCCGCGGCGCTGCTGCCGTGCTTCTGGATCTACGTCGATCTCGGCGGGCGGCTCGCGGCCGGCGCGTTCGGTCCGCAGGCGCTCGCGCCGGAGCATCCGTATGCCTCGTGGCTCAAGACCTATGCCGATCCCGGGTTCTCCGTCGGGACTCGTGAGGCGATCGGCATCGTGATGCGGCTCGCCGCCGCGGCCGATGCGCCGACGCGGGAAGCCATGTGGCGGGCGTTCCGCGCGTCATCCGAGCACGAGCTCGCGTTCTTCGCCTCGCCGCTCGGCGAGCAGGGCGCCGGCACCCTGGCAACGACTACGGCAACCGCGCACACAGCGAACCCACAGCTGCGGAGCGACATCCGCGGAACAGCGCACGAACCTGCCGTGTTCTCCTAG
- the msrB gene encoding peptide-methionine (R)-S-oxide reductase MsrB yields MSQDYRKTPEAIERLTPLQRKVTQDDATEPAFRNEYWNNKEPGLYVDVVSGQPLFASVDKYDSRSGWPSFTKPIEGDAVVEKVDRSLFMKRVEVRSAAADSHLGHVFDDGPADAGGLRYCINSAALRFVPLAELEEHGYGQYRALFGDAAQSQKEDA; encoded by the coding sequence GTGTCACAGGACTACCGCAAGACTCCCGAGGCGATCGAGCGCCTCACCCCGCTGCAGCGCAAGGTCACGCAGGATGATGCAACTGAGCCGGCGTTCCGGAACGAGTACTGGAACAACAAGGAGCCCGGCCTCTACGTCGACGTGGTGTCGGGGCAGCCGCTCTTCGCGTCGGTCGACAAGTACGACAGCCGCTCCGGCTGGCCGAGCTTCACGAAGCCGATCGAGGGCGACGCGGTCGTCGAGAAGGTCGACCGGTCGCTCTTCATGAAGCGCGTCGAGGTTCGCTCGGCCGCAGCCGACAGCCACCTCGGGCACGTGTTCGACGACGGGCCGGCCGACGCCGGCGGCCTGCGCTACTGCATCAACTCGGCCGCGCTGCGCTTCGTGCCGCTCGCCGAGCTCGAGGAGCACGGCTACGGTCAGTACCGCGCACTGTTCGGCGACGCCGCGCAGTCACAGAAGGAGGACGCATGA
- the msrA gene encoding peptide-methionine (S)-S-oxide reductase MsrA, giving the protein MTTNTETAILAGGCFWGMQDLIRKRPGVVSTRVGYTGGDVPNATYRHHGTHAEAIEIVFDPSQVSYRDLLEFFFQIHDPSTRNRQGNDIGLSYRSAIFPTTEEQETIAYDTIAYVNESGLWPGPAVTEVTPAGPFWEAEPEHQDYLEHYPNGYTCHFVRPGWKLPRRGEATVA; this is encoded by the coding sequence ATGACGACCAACACCGAGACCGCCATTCTGGCCGGCGGATGCTTCTGGGGCATGCAGGATCTGATCCGCAAGCGCCCCGGGGTCGTCTCGACCCGGGTCGGCTACACGGGCGGCGACGTGCCCAACGCCACCTACCGCCACCACGGAACCCACGCCGAGGCGATCGAGATCGTGTTCGACCCGTCGCAGGTGAGTTATCGCGACCTGCTCGAGTTCTTCTTCCAGATCCACGACCCGTCGACGCGCAATCGCCAGGGCAATGACATCGGCCTCAGCTACCGGTCGGCGATCTTCCCGACGACCGAGGAGCAGGAGACGATCGCCTACGACACGATCGCCTACGTGAACGAGTCCGGCCTCTGGCCGGGTCCGGCCGTGACCGAGGTCACGCCCGCCGGCCCGTTCTGGGAGGCCGAGCCCGAGCACCAGGACTACCTGGAGCACTACCCCAACGGGTACACGTGCCACTTCGTGCGGCCCGGCTGGAAGCTCCCGCGCCGCGGTGAGGCGACCGTCGCGTAG
- a CDS encoding DUF885 family protein — protein sequence MTSHATDLDRLSADFWSWRAVNSFRSGDDIPRIERPAAWLPRFDPAAIEVQRAELAQFAERWRAADAAAAMISAPVAEQVDHRLLGSALARVHWELDVLRNWERDAVFLTSQILGPWFDLLLRPAPIEGERKAALVQVLAALPAGVDQAIANLERAGVATLARVAAAQLDDVGPRLAESVEALSPFVDAATATALADVQPAASVALTRYADWLGRAADRLGRDAVVGRDAFVWYLRHIALVAAEPEELVRAALQDYRRSVVAETVTRNRYRDVPPAELAADLDTLVADEATREQEVREFYEQHGLLTQPTGLRHYRFAAYPPYLEPLAFLGVTDDLTNDARRGEDAVSYVSAPASDLPYFEVANVRDPRLGIIHEGAHSQQLALSWAHPNPLRRRYVDSVANEGIAHYNEELMLTAGLFDDAPHSQTIVHNFMRLRALRVVVDVNLATGVFSLDEAVRFFVDSVPMDVETATEETAMYVATPGLAMSYHVGKQEVQRLLADAMIARGADFSLREFHDAVWLNGNVPLSLQRWELLGDRSDVDALDAAGPWTNALRPAGPAKHL from the coding sequence ATGACGTCGCACGCAACCGACCTCGATCGTCTCAGCGCCGACTTCTGGTCGTGGCGGGCGGTGAACTCGTTCCGCTCGGGCGACGACATCCCTCGAATCGAGCGTCCGGCGGCGTGGCTGCCGCGATTCGACCCCGCGGCGATCGAGGTGCAGCGCGCCGAGCTCGCGCAGTTCGCCGAGCGATGGCGAGCAGCGGATGCCGCGGCCGCGATGATCTCGGCACCGGTCGCGGAACAGGTCGACCATCGCCTGCTCGGCTCAGCGCTCGCACGGGTACACTGGGAGCTCGACGTGCTGCGCAACTGGGAGCGCGACGCCGTGTTCCTCACGAGCCAGATCCTCGGGCCGTGGTTCGACCTGCTGCTGCGGCCGGCACCCATCGAGGGCGAGCGGAAGGCTGCGCTCGTGCAGGTGCTCGCCGCCCTGCCGGCCGGCGTCGATCAGGCGATCGCCAACCTCGAGCGGGCGGGCGTCGCGACCCTCGCCAGGGTCGCGGCGGCGCAGCTCGACGACGTCGGCCCGCGCCTCGCCGAGTCGGTCGAGGCACTGTCGCCGTTCGTGGATGCCGCGACCGCGACCGCGCTCGCCGACGTGCAGCCCGCCGCGAGCGTCGCGCTCACGCGTTACGCCGACTGGCTCGGGCGCGCGGCCGATCGACTCGGCCGCGATGCGGTCGTCGGCCGTGACGCGTTCGTCTGGTACCTCCGGCACATCGCGCTCGTCGCGGCCGAGCCCGAAGAGCTCGTGCGCGCTGCGCTCCAGGACTACCGGCGCAGCGTCGTGGCCGAGACGGTCACCCGCAATCGGTACCGGGACGTTCCACCGGCCGAGCTCGCGGCCGACCTCGACACACTCGTCGCCGATGAGGCGACGCGAGAGCAGGAGGTGCGCGAGTTCTACGAGCAGCACGGCCTCCTGACCCAGCCGACCGGTCTGCGGCACTACCGGTTCGCGGCGTATCCGCCGTACCTCGAGCCGCTCGCGTTCCTCGGCGTGACCGACGACCTCACGAACGATGCGCGGCGCGGCGAGGATGCCGTGTCGTACGTGTCAGCACCGGCATCCGACCTGCCGTATTTCGAGGTGGCGAACGTGCGCGACCCTCGCCTCGGCATCATCCACGAGGGAGCGCACAGCCAGCAGCTCGCGCTCTCGTGGGCGCACCCCAATCCGCTGCGCCGACGCTATGTGGACTCCGTCGCGAACGAGGGCATCGCGCACTACAACGAAGAGCTCATGCTCACCGCCGGGCTCTTCGACGACGCCCCGCACTCCCAGACGATCGTGCACAACTTCATGCGGCTGCGCGCCTTGCGCGTCGTCGTCGACGTCAACCTCGCCACGGGCGTGTTCAGTCTCGATGAGGCGGTGCGCTTCTTCGTCGACTCGGTGCCGATGGACGTCGAGACCGCAACCGAGGAGACCGCGATGTACGTCGCGACCCCGGGCCTCGCGATGTCGTACCACGTGGGCAAGCAGGAGGTGCAGCGCCTGCTCGCCGACGCGATGATCGCGCGGGGCGCCGACTTCTCGCTGCGCGAGTTCCACGACGCGGTGTGGCTCAACGGCAACGTGCCGCTCTCCCTGCAGCGCTGGGAGCTGCTCGGCGACCGCTCCGACGTCGACGCGCTCGACGCGGCCGGTCCATGGACCAACGCGCTGCGACCCGCGGGGCCGGCGAAGCATCTCTGA
- a CDS encoding NINE protein, translating into MSDSAPLPQPGWYDDGSGRQRWWSGAAWTEHFAPPAPPATPNVAQVVAYQQPAPTFVRPLKDTGIAYVFAILLAGFGAHHFYLGNVGAGIAYILLWWGGWALSWLGIGLLIIFGVFIWWIVDLCTLRGQVDAANRMILGSPAY; encoded by the coding sequence GTGTCTGATTCCGCACCCCTGCCCCAGCCCGGATGGTACGACGACGGCTCCGGCCGACAGCGGTGGTGGAGCGGCGCGGCATGGACCGAGCATTTCGCACCGCCGGCACCGCCGGCAACGCCTAACGTCGCCCAGGTGGTCGCGTACCAGCAGCCGGCGCCGACGTTCGTGCGCCCGCTCAAGGACACCGGCATCGCGTACGTGTTCGCCATCCTCCTGGCCGGATTCGGTGCTCATCACTTCTACCTCGGAAACGTCGGTGCCGGCATCGCGTACATCCTGCTCTGGTGGGGCGGTTGGGCGCTGAGCTGGCTCGGTATCGGCCTGCTCATCATCTTCGGTGTCTTCATCTGGTGGATCGTCGACCTCTGCACCCTTCGCGGTCAGGTGGATGCCGCGAACCGCATGATCCTCGGATCACCCGCCTACTGA